A DNA window from Falco naumanni isolate bFalNau1 chromosome Z, bFalNau1.pat, whole genome shotgun sequence contains the following coding sequences:
- the NOL6 gene encoding nucleolar protein 6: MAGSPEAAEEAAQDRVPAARSAARGGKRAAPAGAGALQPVKLSRAELYKPPTSEELSQLKETEDLFHSSLLRLQIEELLKEVTLKETKKKKIDAFLHEINSLLRTIPETPDTELTDQAWLPKGVKVPFLQVPFNVKGRFRFVPPTEMKVVGSYLLGTCIKPEVNVDVAVTMPREIFQDKDNLNQRYHRKRALYLAHIAQHFSKEKLFGSVKFAYMNSNHLKPILLLRPQGKDEKMVTVRLLACPAPGLFKPSRFYPSKNNVRTAWFMEQSTPKEGATEPPTPHYNNSILCDMVLVSHLHFLSSATTDFPGMKDGLALLKVWLNQRQLSKGLGCFSGFLVSMLVAYLLMKRKIVKMMSGYQVLRSTLQFLATTDLSVTGISLVKDVDASLPVLDDFHQAFEVVFVDPSGLVNLCADMTASKYHQVQFEAKRSMEILDDRMVDGFQVLLMTAKPMLRTFDHVFHLKHVCKLQGACKKMQLLNELIDWGGNYVGAALPFIVSLLARGLAGRALLVAHSLPRIPEWPIDAEPPKHKDVGPLTFGLLFVPGFADSTLEKGPQADHPEALDFRTFWGEKAELRRFQDGSICEAVVWEANTVSQKRLIPEQIIKHLLKLHADIPESSICYMGALLESVIRTGKEASGLGEEAMVNVVCSYDDLSRKLWNLKGLPLTVTAVQGVHPAFRYTDVFPPIPMKPIYDFHTRVKTKHLLLPSEEKPCPAYIAPLRIICHMEGSGQWPQDKEAIKRIKAAFHLQLAELLQQQHQLVCRPAVTHTDVYKDGYVFRLQVAYHREPLILKEVVTPEGMLKYQDTEESRQLELETLHLPYLTSSLHGLQQQYPVFGSTCRLAKRWVSAQLLSDNISEECVDLLVAFLFLHPAPFTPPSSPQVGFLRFLDLLATFDWKNNPLIVNLNAGLTDADYTEIKNKFVAARSRLPVMFIATPKDHGSSMWTQEQPSAQILQRLLVLASESLRVLEKQLMDPLNRQDVKLVFRPPLDFYDVLIHLNPNQIPRHLESVDRPLKSFSRGVVKNSTSVKILFPVVDYDPVQCYLQELRDAFSDLALFFYDKHGGELIAVLWKPSSFQPQPFKVSNMKGRMVTTLNNKLVCIPNVEAILEDFEVLGEGLVKRVEARTEKWTI, from the exons ATGGCg GGCTCTCCGGAGGCGGCGGAGGAGGCGGCGCAGGACCGAGTCCCCGCCGCCCggagcgcggcgcggggcgggaAGAGGGCCGCACCGGCCGGGGCCGGAGCCCTGCAGCCGGTGAAGCTGAGCCGGGCCGAGCTCTACAAGCCACCGACCAGCGAGGAGCTGAGCCAGCTGAAGGAGACGGAGGATCTCTTCCACTCCAGCCTGCTTCGGCTGCAG ATCGAAGAGCTTCTTAAGGAGGTGACACTGAAGGAGACAAAGAAGAAGAAGATTGATGCCTTCCTCCATGAAATTAACAGCCTGCTGAGGACCATCCCAGAGACCCCAGATACTGAA CTCACTGACCAGGCATGGCTCCCCAAGGGCGTGAAGGTCCCATTCCTGCAGGTGCCGTTCAATGTGAAGGGGAGGTTCCGCTTTGTGCCCCCAACTGAGATGAAGGTGGTGGGCAGCTACCTGCTGGGCACCTGCATTAAGCCGGAGGTCAATGTGGATGTAGCAGTGACCATGCCACGG GAAATCTTCCAGGATAAAGATAACCTGAATCAGCGCTACCACCGGAAGAGAGCTCTGTACCTGGCCCATATTGCCCAGCACTTCTCCAAAGAGAAGCTCTTTGGCAGTGTGAAGTTTGCCTACATGAACAGTAACCATCTCAAGCCCATCCTGCTCCTGAGGCCTCAAG GCAAGGATGAGAAGATGGTCACTGTCCGACTCCTTGCCTGTCCTGCCCCGGGTCTCTTCAAACCCAGCCGCTTCTATCCCAGCAAGAACAATGTTCGGACAGCCTGGTTCATGGAGCAGAGCACCCCCAAAGAAG GAGCCACTGAGCCCCCGACCCCGCACTACAACAACTCCATCCTCTGTGACATGGTGCTGGTGTCCCACCTGCACTTCTTGTCTAGTGCAACCACTGACTTCCCAGGCATGAAGGATGGGCTGGCCCTTCTTAAAGTTTGGCTGAACCAGCGGCAGCTCAGCAAG GGCTTGGGGTGCTTCAGTGGCTTCTTGGTTTCCATGCTGGTTGCCTACCTCCTGATGAAACGCAAGATTGTCAAGATGATGAGTGGGTATCAGGTGCTGAGGAGCACCCTGCAGTTCCTGG CCACCACTGACCTGAGTGTGACGGGGATCAGCCTAGTGAAGGATGTGGACGCCTCCCTG CCTGTCCTGGATGACTTCCACCAGGCATTTGAAGTGGTTTTTGTGGATCCCTCTGGGCTGGTGAACCTCTGTGCTGATATGACTGCTAGCAAATACCACCAG GTCCAGTTTGAAGCCAAGCGCTCCATGGAGATTTTGGATGATCGGATGGTGGATGGCTTTCAGGTGCTGCTCATGACTGCGAAGCCCATGCTCAGAACCTTTGACCATGTCTTCCA CCTGAAGCATGTCTGCAAGCTGCAGGGTGCCTGCAAGAAGATGCAGCTGCTGAACGAGCTGATAGATTGGGGTGGGAACTACGTGGGTGCGGCCCTTCCCTTCATTGTCTCACTGCTGGCCCGTGGGCTGGCTGGGAGAGCACTGCTGGTGGCTCACTCCTTGCCCCGGATCCCCGAG TGGCCGATTGATGCTGAGCCCCCAAAACACAAGGATGTTGGGCCTCTGACGTTTGGGCTCCTGTTTGTCCCTGGGTTTGCTGACAGCACGCTGGAGAAGGGACCACAGGCTGATCACCCTGAG GCCTTGGACTTCCGCACCTTCTGGggggagaaagcagagctgcGGCGGTTCCAGGATGGCAGCATCTGTGAGGCTGTGGTGTGGGAGGCTAACACTGTTTCCCAGAAACGTCTCATTCCTGAGCAGATCATCAAGCATCTGCTGAAACT CCATGCGGACATTCCTGAATCCTCCATTTGTTACATGGGAGCCTTGCTGGAGTCTGTGATCAGGACTGGGAAAGAG GCGTCAGGGCTGGGTGAGGAGGCCATGGTCAATGTTGTCTGCTCCTATGATGACCTGAGCCGCAAGCTTTGGAACCTGAAGGGGCTGCCGCTGACGGTGACGGCTGTGCAGGGTGTCCATCCAGCCTTCCGGTACACAGAT GTCTTCCCTCCCATTCCCATGAAGCCGATTTATGACTTCCATACCCGAGTCAAGACTAAGCACTTGCTGCTTCCCTCGGAGGAGAAGCCCTGCCCAGCTTACATAGCTCCTTTGAGGA TCATCTGCCACATGGAAGGCAGTGGCCAGTGGCCACAGGACAAAGAAGCCATCAAGCGCATCAAGGCAGCTTTCCACCTCCAGCTGGCtgagctcctccagcagcagcaccagctggtTTGCAGACCTGCGGTCACCCACACTGATGTGTACAAG GATGGCTATGTTTTCCGTCTCCAAGTAGCCTACCATCGGGAGCCCCTGATTCTGAAGGAAGTGGTCACCCCAGAAGGGATGCTGAAGTACCAGGACACAGAGGAGTCTcggcagctggagctggagacGTTACATCTACCCTATCTAACCAGCTCTCTGCATGG GCTTCAACAGCAGTACCCTGTCTTTGGCAGCACTTGCCGGCTGGCCAAGCGCTGGGTCAGTGCACAGCTCCTGAGCGACAACATTTCTGAGGAGTGTGTGGACCTCCTTGTGGCATTTCTGTTCCTCCACCCGGCCCCTTTCACACCGCCCAG CTCTCCCCAGGTGGGGTTCCTGCGCTTCCTTGACTTGCTGGCAACCTTTGACTGGAAAAACAACCCTCTGATTGTCAACCTGAATGCTGGCCTCACAG ACGCTGACTACACAGAGATCAAGAACAAGTTTGTGGCTGCTCGCTCTCGCCTCCCCGTCATGTTCATCGCCACCCCCAAAGACCATGGGAGCTCCATGTGGACCCAAGAGCAACCCTCAGCACAG atCCTGCAACGTCTTCTTGTGCTGGCTTCAGAGTCTCTCCGtgtgctggagaagcagctcaTGGACCCACTCAACAGGCAGGATGTGAAG ttGGTCTTCCGCCCTCCTTTGGACTTCTACGATGTCCTAATCCACCTGAATCCAAACCAGATTCCTCGGCATCTGGAGAGTGTGGACCGGCCACTAAAGTCGTTTTCCCGAGGCGTGGTGAAGAACAGCACTTCTGTAAAGATCCTCTTTCCTGTGGTGGATTATGACCCTGTACAGTGCTACCTACAGGAGCTGAGA